The following proteins are co-located in the Shouchella hunanensis genome:
- a CDS encoding molybdopterin molybdotransferase MoeA, whose amino-acid sequence MVERRKPIQIHEAVEQIMAYPLKEKVEIVPIVESYERVLMKDVRATHPVPSFNRSPYDGYAIRSIDTATASRDTPAFFTVIGEIGAGQVFKEEVGQHEAVRIMTGAMIPSGCDAVIMLELVHERSKTEIEIVRTVKQHDNISFIGEDTKEHELIAKAGTVIHPGVMAQLATFGQAEVSVASRPVVGILATGSELLEVNEPLEPGKIRNSNAYMVAAQVLRAGGVPLMLGQVPDEMDACMERIHEHFHKVDCMITTGGASVGDFDLVPGIVQQLEAETLFNKVAMRPGSVTTAAVKDGKLFFGLSGNPGACFVGFELFVRPIMRRSMRAPAHLPISKGKLGIDFPKPNPFTRLVRGKLDEQSGQHIVYPSGLDKSGSVVSLAEADVLILLPGGTRGYEKGADVDILLLNSHAGSDATWETFFKL is encoded by the coding sequence ATGGTAGAAAGAAGAAAACCGATTCAAATACACGAAGCAGTCGAACAGATAATGGCGTATCCGCTAAAGGAAAAGGTAGAAATCGTTCCCATTGTGGAAAGCTATGAAAGAGTGCTGATGAAGGATGTGAGAGCGACACATCCAGTACCATCCTTTAATCGTTCTCCGTATGATGGCTATGCAATCCGATCAATTGATACAGCCACCGCTTCAAGAGATACTCCTGCTTTCTTTACTGTTATTGGCGAGATTGGAGCAGGACAAGTATTTAAAGAAGAGGTTGGTCAACATGAAGCTGTTCGTATTATGACCGGTGCTATGATTCCAAGTGGTTGTGACGCAGTCATCATGTTAGAACTTGTTCATGAGCGGAGCAAAACAGAAATAGAGATTGTTCGAACAGTGAAGCAACATGATAATATTTCCTTCATCGGTGAAGATACAAAGGAACATGAGTTGATTGCGAAGGCCGGTACGGTCATTCACCCAGGTGTAATGGCTCAGCTCGCGACTTTTGGACAAGCTGAAGTTTCTGTAGCGTCTCGACCAGTTGTTGGGATTTTAGCAACAGGGAGTGAGCTTCTAGAAGTAAACGAACCCCTTGAACCAGGTAAGATTCGGAATAGTAATGCCTACATGGTAGCAGCTCAAGTGTTGCGGGCTGGAGGGGTGCCACTTATGCTGGGGCAAGTACCAGATGAAATGGACGCATGCATGGAAAGAATTCATGAACATTTTCATAAAGTGGACTGTATGATTACGACTGGAGGCGCATCTGTCGGTGATTTTGATTTAGTGCCAGGCATTGTACAGCAATTAGAAGCGGAAACCTTGTTTAATAAAGTCGCAATGAGGCCAGGAAGCGTCACAACAGCAGCTGTTAAAGATGGGAAATTGTTCTTTGGTCTCTCTGGTAATCCTGGGGCTTGTTTTGTTGGTTTTGAATTGTTTGTACGCCCGATCATGAGGCGTTCAATGCGAGCACCCGCACATTTACCGATCAGTAAAGGGAAATTAGGGATAGACTTTCCAAAGCCAAACCCTTTTACACGATTGGTACGTGGGAAATTGGACGAGCAGTCCGGTCAGCACATTGTCTATCCTTCTGGGCTTGATAAATCTGGTTCAGTGGTATCTTTAGCAGAAGCAGATGTTCTTATTTTATTACCTGGTGGTACAAGAGGGTATGAAAAAGGAGCAGATGTGGATATTCTGCTTCTTAATAGTCATGCAGGAAGTGATGCTACGTGGGAAACGTTCTTCAAGTTGTAG
- the moaA gene encoding GTP 3',8-cyclase MoaA — translation MSMKINDQLSRPLRDLRISIMDQCNFRCTYCMPKEVFGKDYVFMKEEELLSFTEIVRTAKQFAQLGVNKLRITGGEPLLRKNASLLIRELHDIPGIDDIALTTNGVLLPKFAKDLKKAGLKRVNVSLDALDTAVFQEMSGRQTKAEIVLRGIDAALEAGLGVKVNMVVKRGLNEHEVIPMARYCKERGVMLRFIEFMDVGQTNGWDYSKVVSKKELYDAVSEIGSLQPVDPYYFGEVASRYRYEDSDVQVGFISSVTETFCGTCTRARLSADGKIFTCLFSEDGIDLKQDLRVGKTDEFLFTKIKEVWEQRSDRYSELRTAETSKNRKKIEMSYIGG, via the coding sequence ATGAGCATGAAGATCAACGATCAATTGTCGAGACCATTAAGGGACTTACGTATATCGATTATGGATCAATGCAATTTTAGGTGTACATACTGCATGCCAAAAGAAGTATTTGGAAAAGACTATGTCTTCATGAAAGAAGAAGAATTATTATCGTTTACAGAAATTGTTCGTACAGCAAAACAATTTGCCCAATTAGGCGTGAATAAACTAAGAATAACTGGCGGGGAGCCGCTTTTAAGAAAAAATGCGTCCCTTCTTATCCGTGAACTACATGATATTCCAGGAATTGACGATATCGCGTTAACAACTAACGGCGTTCTATTACCGAAATTCGCAAAGGACTTAAAGAAAGCGGGATTAAAGCGCGTAAACGTTAGTTTAGATGCCCTAGACACAGCTGTGTTTCAAGAAATGAGCGGACGTCAAACGAAAGCAGAGATTGTGTTACGAGGTATTGACGCTGCTCTAGAAGCTGGATTAGGTGTGAAGGTGAATATGGTCGTCAAAAGAGGCTTAAATGAGCATGAAGTTATCCCCATGGCTAGGTACTGTAAAGAACGAGGTGTGATGCTTCGGTTTATTGAATTTATGGATGTCGGCCAAACGAACGGATGGGATTATTCAAAAGTTGTTTCCAAAAAAGAGCTTTATGACGCTGTATCTGAAATTGGTTCATTACAGCCTGTAGACCCTTATTACTTCGGGGAGGTAGCGAGTCGTTATCGTTATGAGGATTCCGATGTACAAGTTGGCTTTATTTCATCTGTAACAGAAACGTTTTGTGGTACGTGTACAAGAGCGCGTTTATCTGCTGACGGTAAGATATTTACTTGTTTATTTTCTGAAGATGGCATTGATTTAAAACAGGATTTACGAGTAGGTAAAACCGATGAATTTTTATTTACTAAGATAAAAGAAGTATGGGAACAGCGGTCTGATCGCTATTCTGAACTGAGAACAGCCGAGACGTCTAAAAATAGAAAGAAAATTGAAATGTCCTATATTGGAGGATAG
- a CDS encoding MogA/MoaB family molybdenum cofactor biosynthesis protein: MHHSNDVVHATIAIVTLSDSRTVAEDKSGQLIRQLIGDHHTIGSYALIPDDPQLLTSNLLELVADPEIDVILCNGGTGMSKRDYTYAIIKKLLDKELVGFGEQFRQQSYEEIGVKGLFSNAIAGTINETALFALPGSTNAVKLGMEAFILPMLPHLLGELRK; the protein is encoded by the coding sequence ATGCACCATTCAAACGACGTTGTTCATGCTACTATTGCCATCGTAACACTTTCCGACTCACGCACAGTGGCAGAAGATAAAAGCGGTCAATTGATTCGCCAATTAATTGGTGATCACCATACAATTGGTTCTTATGCACTTATACCCGATGATCCTCAGCTCCTAACATCGAATCTCCTTGAGCTAGTAGCAGATCCAGAGATTGATGTCATTCTATGTAATGGTGGAACCGGCATGAGTAAACGTGATTATACTTATGCTATCATAAAAAAACTCTTGGATAAGGAATTAGTAGGCTTTGGTGAACAATTTCGACAGCAAAGCTATGAAGAGATTGGTGTAAAAGGACTTTTTAGCAACGCTATAGCTGGCACAATAAACGAGACAGCCCTTTTCGCATTACCTGGTTCAACTAACGCTGTCAAGCTTGGTATGGAAGCCTTTATTCTCCCTATGCTTCCTCATTTACTAGGAGAGCTTCGCAAATGA
- the mobA gene encoding molybdenum cofactor guanylyltransferase gives MTGVGLILAGGQSKRYGKQKLFENYHNQPLVFQSIQAFKQAHMPYFIVTNNELANDFNGDVPIIVEQTAHLGPLSALCTGLEHIEPYGYSYVHVLAGDLPYIEASFVLTMQRYAQTFPESTILLPVQNEREQPLHAIYRLGCLQAIRALLPEQTSMRALYKGQNTKRLSFPNDVRFFKNINRTTDWRD, from the coding sequence ATGACTGGCGTTGGATTAATTTTGGCTGGTGGACAATCTAAACGATATGGCAAACAAAAATTATTTGAAAACTACCACAACCAACCGCTTGTGTTTCAAAGCATTCAAGCCTTTAAGCAAGCACATATGCCTTACTTCATTGTAACAAACAATGAACTTGCGAACGATTTTAATGGTGACGTTCCGATAATAGTAGAACAAACCGCTCACCTAGGACCACTTTCGGCCTTATGTACAGGTCTCGAACATATCGAACCATATGGATATTCCTATGTACATGTTTTAGCTGGTGACCTCCCCTATATAGAGGCTTCGTTTGTCTTAACGATGCAACGGTACGCACAGACATTTCCAGAGTCGACAATTTTATTACCTGTACAGAATGAACGTGAACAACCATTACACGCTATCTACCGATTGGGCTGCTTACAAGCTATCCGAGCTTTATTGCCTGAGCAAACGAGTATGCGCGCCCTTTACAAGGGACAGAACACAAAGCGATTGTCGTTTCCAAATGACGTCCGGTTTTTTAAGAATATTAATAGAACAACGGATTGGAGAGATTAA
- the moaC gene encoding cyclic pyranopterin monophosphate synthase MoaC, with product MNSFSHFNEEGRAKMVNVSQKAETERTATARTKVRLSATLYDAIHDQGLKKGDPLAVAQIAGIMAAKKTADWIPMCHPITIQGTDLQFSFRKDEETTDYVLVIHATVTVKSNTGVEMEALTAVSAAALTFYDMCKAIDKGMIIEETLLVEKTGGKNGNFYHPLLQKERSR from the coding sequence ATGAATTCTTTTTCCCATTTTAATGAGGAAGGTCGAGCAAAAATGGTGAATGTTTCTCAAAAAGCTGAAACCGAAAGAACAGCAACTGCTCGTACTAAAGTAAGGCTTTCTGCCACTCTTTACGACGCTATCCATGATCAAGGCTTAAAGAAAGGCGACCCTTTAGCAGTTGCACAAATAGCCGGTATTATGGCCGCAAAGAAAACAGCCGACTGGATACCTATGTGCCATCCCATTACGATACAAGGAACGGACTTGCAGTTTTCTTTTAGAAAAGACGAGGAAACCACTGATTATGTGTTAGTCATTCATGCGACGGTAACGGTCAAAAGTAACACTGGCGTTGAAATGGAGGCTCTTACTGCCGTTAGTGCTGCTGCTTTAACGTTTTATGATATGTGTAAAGCAATTGATAAAGGGATGATAATCGAAGAAACGTTGCTCGTTGAAAAAACAGGAGGAAAGAACGGCAATTTCTATCATCCTCTTTTACAAAAAGAGAGAAGTCGTTAA
- a CDS encoding 4-hydroxyphenylacetate 3-hydroxylase family protein translates to MGIVTGAEYLKRMACLKSNVWMDGKRIERPLTDVEPFQSVFKAKGKLYDMVHDERYASTLQGKDQKINFSYDIPRSKEDLVKRRKATQLWANETLGVLGRSPDYVNTMIAIMAGAKKFFAEADPQFGENIDAIYKRAKEVDLTFTHTFVNPSISRKPFFPDGQGKDQPIATKIIEETEEGIIVDGARLLATQGGMTDELLVIPSAAFIDSDYLFGCTIPSDTKGLTFINRPPYKKGSTFDSPLSSQFEEGDAIVVFDHVLVPWNRVFLYRNEWLMNDLFMKTGMESFLLYQAVNRQIVKTEWLLGIAQALVTMLDIERHQHIQGKLGEMIIALEAMVGFVYSSEAQAEVNDFGIMVPKLETLKACASYYQTTYPRLIEIIQLLGASHFIAAPSEKDFASSIAPYLERFIKGEYVSAYDKFQLIQLARDMTMTEFGTRQLLYERYFYGDPVRVLSSLNGLYSKKKEELQMRISDFFEREK, encoded by the coding sequence ATGGGAATCGTTACAGGTGCGGAGTATTTAAAAAGAATGGCATGCCTAAAAAGCAATGTATGGATGGACGGCAAACGAATTGAACGCCCTTTAACAGATGTGGAACCATTTCAATCCGTTTTTAAAGCAAAAGGAAAGCTCTATGACATGGTTCATGATGAACGATATGCATCTACTCTCCAGGGGAAGGATCAAAAAATTAACTTTTCATACGACATTCCTCGTTCAAAAGAAGATTTAGTAAAACGGAGAAAAGCGACGCAATTATGGGCGAATGAAACATTAGGGGTGCTAGGGCGATCCCCAGACTATGTGAATACGATGATCGCCATTATGGCAGGCGCAAAGAAATTCTTTGCTGAAGCAGACCCACAGTTTGGAGAAAATATTGATGCGATCTATAAGCGTGCAAAAGAAGTAGACTTAACGTTTACACATACGTTTGTTAATCCTTCTATCAGTAGAAAGCCCTTTTTCCCAGATGGTCAAGGAAAAGATCAGCCGATTGCTACTAAGATCATTGAAGAAACAGAAGAAGGCATTATAGTTGATGGGGCAAGACTGTTAGCAACCCAAGGGGGTATGACGGATGAGCTACTTGTTATCCCTTCAGCCGCATTTATTGATAGTGATTACTTATTTGGTTGTACGATTCCATCAGACACAAAAGGTCTAACTTTTATTAACCGTCCTCCTTACAAAAAGGGAAGCACATTTGATTCGCCTCTCAGCTCACAATTTGAAGAAGGTGACGCTATCGTTGTCTTTGACCACGTTCTTGTGCCTTGGAACCGGGTTTTTTTATACAGGAATGAGTGGCTAATGAACGATTTATTTATGAAAACAGGAATGGAATCGTTCTTGTTATATCAAGCAGTCAACAGACAAATTGTTAAAACAGAGTGGTTACTCGGTATTGCTCAGGCACTCGTAACAATGCTTGATATTGAACGTCATCAGCATATCCAAGGAAAACTTGGCGAAATGATTATTGCATTGGAGGCGATGGTTGGTTTCGTTTATTCTTCCGAAGCTCAGGCAGAGGTCAATGACTTTGGCATAATGGTGCCGAAATTAGAAACCTTAAAAGCATGTGCATCTTACTACCAGACGACGTACCCACGATTAATTGAAATCATTCAACTTTTAGGAGCGAGTCATTTTATTGCGGCACCGAGTGAAAAAGATTTTGCTTCTTCGATTGCGCCTTATTTAGAGCGATTTATAAAAGGAGAATATGTAAGCGCCTATGATAAATTTCAGCTCATTCAGCTCGCGCGGGATATGACAATGACAGAGTTTGGCACAAGGCAATTACTTTATGAGCGATACTTCTATGGCGACCCGGTTCGCGTGTTATCCTCCTTGAACGGATTGTATAGCAAAAAGAAAGAAGAGTTACAAATGCGGATAAGCGATTTTTTTGAAAGAGAGAAGTAA
- a CDS encoding alpha/beta fold hydrolase, with translation MAHRIEVEHGTTLFVEDIGSGQPVIFLHGWPVNHRMFEHQMATLPEKGFRFIGVDLRGYGQSDKPAYGYDYDRMADDLRVVIDTLELKDAVLCGFSMGGAIAIRYMAKHGEKGVSRLALLGAAAPVFTQRDDFKFGLPKENVDDLILGAYADRADMLKDFGGLFFGKEPSTHFNSWFHSLGMQAGPHATIESARTLRDADLRGDLSAISVPTAILHGRNDEICPFDLAEQMEAGIANATIIPFEESGHSLFHDEREKFNETIIQFISEPVKS, from the coding sequence ATGGCACATCGAATTGAAGTCGAGCACGGAACCACTCTTTTTGTAGAGGATATTGGTAGCGGCCAACCCGTTATTTTTCTACATGGCTGGCCAGTCAACCATAGAATGTTCGAACACCAAATGGCAACATTACCAGAAAAAGGTTTCCGCTTTATTGGTGTAGATTTAAGAGGCTATGGACAATCGGATAAACCAGCTTATGGCTATGATTATGACCGAATGGCGGATGACCTTCGTGTTGTCATTGATACACTTGAACTTAAGGATGCCGTATTATGTGGATTCTCAATGGGAGGAGCCATTGCAATACGCTATATGGCAAAGCACGGCGAAAAAGGTGTTTCTCGTCTCGCGCTATTAGGCGCAGCAGCACCGGTATTTACGCAGCGAGATGATTTTAAATTTGGTTTACCTAAGGAAAATGTGGATGACTTAATTTTAGGTGCATATGCGGACCGCGCCGACATGTTAAAAGACTTTGGCGGTCTATTCTTCGGCAAAGAACCAAGCACCCATTTTAATAGCTGGTTCCACTCACTTGGTATGCAAGCAGGACCTCACGCGACGATTGAATCGGCTCGAACCCTTCGAGATGCTGATTTGCGTGGTGACTTAAGTGCTATTTCCGTACCAACTGCCATTTTACACGGTCGAAACGATGAAATCTGTCCGTTTGATTTAGCAGAACAAATGGAAGCAGGTATTGCCAACGCCACTATTATCCCTTTTGAAGAGAGCGGTCATAGCTTGTTCCATGATGAAAGAGAGAAATTTAACGAAACCATCATTCAATTTATATCAGAACCTGTTAAATCGTAA
- a CDS encoding queuosine precursor transporter, which produces MSTELLGLLFALANFSFLLLFYKLFGKTGIIAWIGFAAILANLQVLKTIELFGFIVTMGNVMYATTFLATDLLNEKYGKALAKKAVWLGFSTLLVSTIIMQFVLLFPPHGEDLAHPHLAFIFDFALRVALGSLTAFIISNHINIYIFAFFKKLLPKMLWLRNIVSSIFGQALDTLIFCAIAFLGVYSMGIWFEIALTTYLMKFIVSLLAMPFIYWARSIKPLQD; this is translated from the coding sequence ATGTCCACAGAACTATTAGGGCTATTGTTTGCCCTTGCAAATTTTTCCTTCCTGCTCTTATTTTATAAGTTGTTTGGAAAAACAGGTATTATCGCCTGGATCGGCTTTGCAGCCATTTTAGCTAATTTACAAGTCTTAAAGACAATTGAACTGTTCGGATTTATCGTAACAATGGGGAATGTGATGTATGCGACAACCTTTCTCGCAACAGATCTATTAAATGAAAAGTATGGGAAAGCCCTCGCCAAAAAAGCCGTTTGGCTAGGCTTCTCAACCTTACTCGTTTCAACGATTATCATGCAATTTGTACTGTTATTCCCACCTCATGGAGAAGACCTAGCACATCCGCACCTTGCTTTTATTTTTGACTTCGCTTTACGCGTTGCGTTAGGAAGCTTAACGGCTTTTATCATTAGTAATCATATTAACATATACATCTTTGCGTTCTTTAAAAAGCTGTTACCAAAAATGCTTTGGCTGCGAAACATCGTTTCCAGTATTTTTGGACAAGCGTTGGATACATTGATTTTCTGTGCAATTGCGTTTCTAGGTGTGTATTCGATGGGCATCTGGTTTGAAATTGCCCTAACAACATATCTGATGAAATTTATCGTTTCTCTGCTTGCGATGCCTTTTATTTACTGGGCTCGAAGCATCAAGCCTCTGCAAGATTAA
- a CDS encoding metallophosphoesterase family protein — MYKLTEDNGNRKYLTNSGIDIFTLAAGFYESTGDKLVNTPWKDGGFVTIDVFQNTSGSGTRKQFILNYSYMKRIFVGNLHTNGSFRGWVELKHNEGVSAFLEDELFNLYEKVAAIQNTNTKSFGFISDTHYIRNSNGSYGMNGLQHVNNIVDFTKYGLLDFVVHGGDIINGKDSPSVYKRELYDNVKAFTKSKVPVAILKGNHDYGPWYTDNTANPRLADIMSPTEWHQKMVKPFEEDFVFNSAEKNGGYYYKDFDDIKLRVIFLNTADVAHISNSNGSPKYHNISFHALRNRQIQWLANTALNFQNKQSPSNWTVVTMSHVPITGSDGVGKATNAFAFRGIIRAFKLGIRYRSAVTEGDHGVDITVDFTGRKGNHIAHIGGHYHLDEDYVHDEIRYINVLHSATADSSTGLTRDPRPRDSGEITEDSWNVFTVNTSNRRMHLSRFGQGSDKVISY, encoded by the coding sequence ATGTATAAACTTACAGAAGATAATGGGAACAGAAAGTATTTAACTAATTCAGGAATTGATATCTTTACGCTTGCAGCGGGTTTTTACGAATCAACAGGAGATAAGCTGGTGAATACACCGTGGAAAGACGGTGGATTCGTGACAATTGATGTTTTTCAAAATACATCAGGGTCCGGAACTCGAAAGCAATTCATTTTGAATTATTCATACATGAAACGAATCTTTGTTGGTAATTTGCATACCAATGGGAGTTTTAGAGGATGGGTGGAATTAAAGCACAATGAAGGGGTAAGTGCCTTTCTTGAAGATGAACTGTTTAACCTGTATGAAAAAGTAGCAGCAATACAGAATACTAACACAAAATCTTTTGGATTTATAAGTGATACTCACTATATCCGTAATTCAAATGGTTCTTATGGAATGAATGGGTTGCAACACGTTAATAACATCGTTGATTTTACCAAATATGGCTTATTGGACTTTGTGGTACATGGTGGCGATATTATAAACGGTAAAGATTCACCATCAGTTTACAAAAGAGAGTTGTACGATAATGTAAAAGCCTTTACGAAATCGAAAGTACCTGTAGCTATCTTAAAAGGTAACCATGATTATGGACCTTGGTATACAGATAATACAGCGAATCCGAGGTTGGCAGACATAATGAGCCCTACTGAATGGCATCAGAAGATGGTCAAACCATTTGAAGAAGATTTTGTCTTTAATAGCGCTGAGAAAAACGGAGGTTATTATTATAAAGATTTTGACGATATTAAGCTAAGAGTAATCTTTTTAAATACAGCGGATGTGGCTCATATCTCTAATAGTAACGGATCTCCTAAATATCATAATATCTCCTTTCATGCTTTAAGAAATCGTCAAATACAGTGGTTAGCAAATACCGCGTTAAACTTTCAGAATAAGCAGAGTCCCTCAAATTGGACGGTAGTTACAATGTCACATGTTCCTATTACAGGTTCTGATGGTGTTGGAAAAGCTACCAATGCTTTTGCTTTCAGAGGAATTATAAGAGCATTTAAACTTGGAATCCGATATCGTTCAGCTGTTACTGAGGGCGATCATGGTGTTGACATAACTGTTGATTTTACTGGACGAAAAGGAAACCACATTGCACATATAGGAGGTCACTATCACCTAGATGAGGATTATGTGCATGATGAAATTCGATACATTAACGTTTTACATTCAGCAACAGCAGATAGTTCTACAGGTTTAACTAGAGACCCTAGACCTAGGGATAGTGGGGAGATAACTGAAGATAGTTGGAATGTTTTCACTGTTAACACGAGCAATCGGAGGATGCATTTGAGTCGCTTCGGACAGGGATCGGATAAAGTGATTAGTTATTAA
- a CDS encoding dUTP diphosphatase produces the protein MGYHYLLALFLGLDESLSFSSGEIEQAYLDKNKINHERQVNGY, from the coding sequence ATGGGGTACCATTACTTATTAGCTTTGTTTTTAGGGTTAGACGAATCATTGAGTTTTAGTTCCGGAGAGATTGAACAAGCCTACTTAGACAAGAACAAAATCAATCATGAACGGCAAGTAAACGGCTATTAA
- a CDS encoding tyrosine-type recombinase/integrase produces MKKSNRIRDRTKLNLRVHNEDFHDKDFLFYRANGYPYITKTVLNRMDRLRQSTNIKKRTTPHIFRHTYIA; encoded by the coding sequence TTGAAGAAATCAAATCGAATCCGCGATAGGACTAAATTAAACTTGCGCGTACATAACGAAGATTTTCACGATAAAGATTTTCTTTTCTATCGAGCTAACGGCTATCCTTATATTACCAAAACGGTGCTCAACAGAATGGACAGGCTGAGACAATCAACAAATATCAAGAAGAGAACAACGCCTCACATTTTCAGACACACGTATATAGCATGA
- a CDS encoding tyrosine-type recombinase/integrase: MCPLSYYSQNRLKEFELLTPKNSSKRTIQIDEFVLGELKTLKKIMNEYKLRKGKEYNDQGFIFVDTNRKPGYPMIIKTVGRRIKRILKLAQLDESLTPHSPRLTHTSLLAEAGVSLEEIMERLGHKNDSVTRDVYLHVSKSRKKEAAVKFSNLMDSVRNKNSG; the protein is encoded by the coding sequence ATTTGTCCACTCTCGTACTATTCGCAGAACCGCTTAAAGGAATTTGAATTACTAACACCTAAGAATTCTTCAAAAAGAACAATCCAAATTGATGAGTTTGTTCTTGGAGAACTCAAAACCCTTAAGAAGATCATGAATGAGTACAAGCTCAGAAAAGGTAAAGAGTATAACGATCAAGGGTTTATATTTGTAGACACGAATAGAAAGCCCGGTTACCCAATGATTATTAAAACTGTCGGTCGTAGAATAAAACGAATTTTAAAATTAGCTCAGTTGGATGAATCACTCACCCCTCACTCTCCAAGACTTACCCATACCTCTTTATTAGCTGAGGCTGGTGTTTCTCTTGAAGAGATCATGGAACGATTAGGACATAAGAATGATTCAGTCACAAGAGACGTTTATCTACACGTATCAAAATCACGCAAAAAAGAGGCTGCTGTAAAGTTCAGCAACCTCATGGATAGTGTAAGAAATAAAAATTCGGGGTAG